Proteins encoded within one genomic window of Apis mellifera strain DH4 linkage group LG1, Amel_HAv3.1, whole genome shotgun sequence:
- the LOC408573 gene encoding eukaryotic translation initiation factor 6 has protein sequence MAVRVQFENNNEVGVFSKLTNSYCLVAIGGSENFYSVFEAELAETIPVIHASVAGCRIIGRLCVGNKNGLLVPNTTTDTELQHIRNSLPDKVKVQRVEERLSALGNVIACNDYVALVHPDLDRETEEILADTLNVEVFRQTVASNVLVGSYSVLSNQGGLVHPKTSIQDQDELSSLLQVPLAAGTVNRGSDVIAAGMVVNDWVSFCGMDTTSTELSVIESVFKLNEAAPAAITSTMRASLIESMS, from the exons atgGCGGTACGTGtgcaattcgaaaataataatgaagttGGAGTTTTCTCCAAGTTGACAAATTCTTATTGCCTCGTAGCAATTGGTGGTTCCGAGAATTTTTACAG TGTGTTTGAGGCAGAATTAGCTGAAACTATTCCTGTAATACACGCGTCAGTTGCAGGATGTCGTATAATTGGACGATTATGCGTTG gaaataaaaatggattattGGTTCCAAATACGACGACGGACACAGAATTACAGCACATACGAAATTCACTGCCAGATAAGGTTAAAGTACAAAGAGTAGAAGAAAGATTATCTGCCTTGGGTAATGTTATTGCATGCAATGATTATGTGGCTTTAGTACATCCTGATCTCGATAGA GAAACGGAAGAAATTTTAGCAGATACATTGAATGTAGAAGTATTTAGACAAACTGTGGCAAGTAATGTTTTAGTAGGATCATATTCTGTATTATCAAATCAAGGTGGATTAGTTCATCCAAAAACATCCATACAAGATCAAGATGAATTATCATCTTTGTTACAAGTGCCACTTGCT gCAGGTACGGTAAATAGAGGCAGTGATGTTATAGCTGCAGGAATGGTTGTAAATGATTGGGTGTCCTTTTGTGGTATGGATACAACTTCAACAGAACTTTCGGTAATTGAAAGTGTTTTTAAACTTAATGAAGCTGCACCAGCTGCCATTACATCAACTATGCGCGCATCACTTATAGAAAG tatGTCTTAA
- the LOC408574 gene encoding uncharacterized protein LOC408574, translating into MNSEEGASNSQNKNGTRLEENLKKNSNKSIEQSTKIIQLESKLNGDQIKLSNKLSDNGAKNHLSSKASIAFANGTKSTEDTTCTSFNNTMDQDTNQDILNASVSPMFLNANNIKSQTVNTNVTSQLKHKTVMSTSALNLPKPPMNLNLSSSQNNMHMNHTYGISGTYNSGTTSNATLYLNNSASVSSTIQSNLTTIKPNEDIDMKNNVDYISGIEKCPSKVSCSSDSSPEVDSVWVSRSYRTNSLLNNIGGSIGSTSQGTCCFLRPNINGNREIAGPSGLQKNTQREQNERRDSSSGNEGDMSDGEDYCIYTYKGNDDAVHLIQKEEINQEQVEEHEEEEQCHSGRSSPEMDFLEMDFDPGPSCEQDTGDSDLASINEDIQNIALDNVDPDPVLNDLSSGKVVTKQGIATTSQNSKQSVQNVNNAEIQQCSSSNPYNSEPSIKPNYPSPWMPSTSNAIGKWETSKMYRNTRCPLRESYGYHNTSGDLISPGDNRDSDAELWVESSSASIPENSNLNSRRVNLSSTLYHRMMAKKLMLNKQAAFNQSGDSNLENELSNDRLDGLLPIEKVMLWSEQEATVKQVTQIGTSACGATAAINALLALNVPFSLETLVKGVNTRQREPGTPLPRYLYSRSVAGSTHGDLARGIALCTNGSVITKFFAFYPERKVSLSHWLHYWISKGAAPIATLNLQHCGEGCDIPDAWHHQMIFGVGQAGIYLTNPLECLPEQYVWHQLVSPSILLIRRADVLAHWNPNTDLTPLAAMDQKWRKLNVFGQVVNMIREAMTQRRQLNNLSTGVTHIRIPASYQAGITLVMCADSSAASELLHTEQLPLL; encoded by the exons atgaattctgAAGAAGGTGCAAGTAAcagtcaaaataaaaatggtacaagattagaagaaaatttaaaaaaaaatagcaataaatCAATTGAACAGTCAACTAAAATTATACAACttgaaagtaaattaaatggagatcaaataaaattaagtaataaattgaGTGATAATGGTGCCAAGAATCATTTGTCTTCAAAGGCTTCAATTGCATTCGCTAATGGTACAAAATCTACAGAAGATACTACGTGTACcagttttaataatactatGGACCAAGATACAAATCAAGACATATTAAATGCAAGTGTATCTCCCATGTTTTTAAATgctaacaatattaaatctcAGACTGTAAACACTAATGTTACAAGTCAATTGAAGCATAAGACTGTAATGAGCACAAGTGCTTTGAATTTGCCTAAACCTcctatgaatttaaatttatcttcaagTCAAAATAATATGCATATGAATCATACTTATGGTATATCAGGAACTTATAATTCTGGTACTACATCAAATgctactttatatttaaataattcagcaTCAGTTTCATCCACAATACAGTCAAATTTAACAACAATTAAACCAAATGAAGatattgatatgaaaaataatgtagATTATATTTCTGGAATTGAAAAATGTCCATCAAAAGTGTCATGCAGCTCAGACTCTAGTCCTGAAGTAGACAGTGTCTGGGTATCAAGGTCCTATAGAACTAATAgcttgttaaataatataggaGGTAGTATAGGTTCAACAAGTCAAGGAACATGTTGTTTTTTGAGACCTAATATTAATGGAAATAGGGAAATAGCAGGACCGAGTGGATTGCAAAAA aatacaCAAAGAGAACAAAATGAGAGGAGAGATTCAAGTTCTGGAAATGAAGGTGACATGTCAGATGGAGaagattattgtatttatacatataaggGAAATGATGATGCAGTTCATTTGAttcaaaaggaagaaataaatcaagaaCAAGTGGAAGAACATGAAGAGGAAGAACAATGCCACAGTGGTAGATCAAGTCCAGAAATGGATTTTTTGGAAATGGACTTTGATCCTGGGCCTTCTTGTGAGCAG gATACAGGAGACAGTGATTTGGCCTCTATTAACGAAGATATACAGAATATAGCATTAGACAATGTAGATCCTGATCCagtattaaatgatttaagtaGTGGTAAAGTTGTGACTAAACAAGGAATTGCAACTACATCTCAAAACTCAAAGCAAAGTGTACAAAATGTGAATAATGCAGAAATTCAGCAATGTTCTAGCAGTAACCCATATAATTCTGAACCAAGTATAAAACCAAATTATCCTTCTCCATGGATGCCAAGTACTAGTAATGCAATTG gAAAATGGGAAACTAGTAAAATGTATCGTAATACAAGATGTCCTTTACGAGAATCATATGGATATCATAATACAAGCGGCGATCTTATTTCACCGGGTGACAATAGAGATTCAGACGCAGAATTATGGGTTGAATCTTCATCAGCTTCCATTCCAGAAaactcaaatttaaattctaggAGAGTGAATCTCAGTTCAACTCTTTATCATCGCATGATGGCAAAGAAATTGATGCTCAATAAACAAGCTGCATTTAATCAGAGTGGTGACTCAAATCTA gAAAACGAATTATCTAACGATCGTTTAGATGGCCTTTTACCAATTGAGAAAGTTATGTTATGGAGTGAACAAGAAGCTACAGTAAAACAAGTAACTCAAATAGGAACATCTGCATGTGGTGCTACTGCTGCAATAAATGCTttg TTGGCTTTAAATGTCCCATTTTCATTAGAAACATTAGTAAAAGGTGTGAATACTAGACAAAGAGAACCAGGTACACCACTACcacgatatttatatagtcGATCAGTGGCTGGATCGACACACGGAGATCTGGCCCGCGGCATAGCTTTATGTACAAATGGGTCagttataacaaaattttttgcattttatccCGAAAGAAAAGTTTCATTGTCTCATTGGTTACATTATTGGATATCAAAAG GTGCTGCGCCCATAGCAACGCTAAATTTACAACATTGTGGAGAAGGATGTGATATTCCAGATGCATGGCATCATCAAATGATATTTGGTGTTGGACAAGCaggaatttatttaactaatcCATTAGAATGTTTACCTGAACag tatgTTTGGCATCAACTTGTAAGTCCTAGTATTTTACTAATACGAAGAGCGGATGTCTTAGCTCATTGGAATCCTAATACAGATTTAACACCACTCGCTGCTATGGATCAAAAGTGGCGAAAGCTCAATGTTTTTG gtcAAGTTGTAAATATGATACGCGAAGCAATGACCCAGAGACGTCAACTCAATAACTTATCTACTGGAGTAACTCACATTCGTATTCCTGCATCTTATCAAGCAGGTATTACATTAGTTATGTGTGCAGACTCTTCAGCTGCTTCCGAATTGTTACATACCGAACAATTACCACTACTCTAG